The following coding sequences lie in one Caldisalinibacter kiritimatiensis genomic window:
- a CDS encoding ABC transporter permease gives MIIFKFFITRIFLKRWILSISMILLLFAANFLTFTVARSIFSTFQGDQEMENINQEGIYIANLDPDSETNFDRITEKETQKVYDYLNSNFNYALYTDGFIISLPNNNDMEISLNYINEEYYRLNQFELSQGTKLDFDYQFAKDEIPVLIGKGLSKEYPVGSTIKITDPVVEQPITLKVQGILKQNAHHSNFYALNSKIYYNFSIFLPVNETFIKHANIDLHVNGIMDIIILQSTKERTADLSENIQKNLGLKINFYSQEENNDFFKDYYLNSLKIISMITLILLVIITWLSIWNTLISIRLMLKDFTINLLIGLSYSKLRKILYSYFGMLFFINIIVIFLITAYNRYGFWLKKDTFFATYGLFGLIGIDWFALLVVILFDIIIGIIIVENMIRKIKKIPISLGVLQ, from the coding sequence ATGATAATTTTTAAGTTTTTTATTACAAGAATATTTTTAAAAAGATGGATACTTAGTATAAGTATGATTCTATTACTTTTTGCGGCGAATTTTCTAACTTTTACTGTGGCTCGTTCGATTTTTTCAACTTTTCAAGGGGATCAGGAAATGGAAAATATAAATCAAGAAGGTATTTACATTGCTAACTTAGATCCAGATAGTGAGACTAACTTTGATAGAATTACAGAGAAAGAGACACAAAAAGTATATGACTATTTAAATAGCAATTTTAATTATGCTTTATATACAGATGGATTTATTATATCCTTACCTAACAATAATGATATGGAAATATCATTGAATTATATCAATGAAGAGTATTATAGATTAAATCAATTTGAACTTTCACAAGGGACGAAATTAGATTTTGATTACCAATTCGCTAAGGATGAAATACCTGTTTTGATAGGAAAAGGATTAAGTAAAGAATATCCTGTGGGATCAACAATAAAAATTACAGATCCTGTAGTTGAACAACCAATAACTTTAAAAGTTCAGGGTATTTTAAAACAAAATGCTCATCATTCTAATTTTTATGCTCTCAATTCAAAAATCTACTATAATTTTTCTATTTTTTTGCCAGTCAATGAGACGTTTATTAAACATGCAAATATTGACCTTCATGTAAATGGCATAATGGATATCATAATTCTTCAATCTACAAAGGAAAGAACTGCTGATTTAAGCGAGAATATACAAAAGAACCTGGGTTTGAAAATTAATTTTTATAGTCAAGAGGAAAATAATGATTTCTTTAAAGATTATTATCTGAATTCATTAAAAATCATATCTATGATAACATTGATTTTGCTTGTAATTATAACGTGGCTTTCTATTTGGAATACATTGATTAGTATTCGTTTAATGTTGAAAGACTTCACAATTAATTTATTAATTGGATTAAGCTATTCAAAGTTAAGAAAAATATTATATAGTTATTTTGGGATGCTATTCTTTATTAACATAATAGTGATTTTTTTAATCACTGCTTATAATAGATATGGATTTTGGTTAAAAAAAGATACTTTCTTTGCTACTTATGGATTATTTGGCTTAATAGGAATAGATTGGTTTGCTTTATTGGTAGTTATCCTTTTTGATATTATTATTGGAATAATTATTGTCGAAAACATGATAAGAAAAATCAAAAAAATTCCAATTTCTTTGGGGGTATTACAATGA
- a CDS encoding ATP-binding cassette domain-containing protein, translated as MKNIINLNIKEKVFKKTHLSILNNFKLEINAGEKIAIVGESGVGKSSLLNIIGLLDTHYKGKYTLFGSLTDNLHESKLAQW; from the coding sequence ATGAAGAATATTATCAATCTAAATATTAAAGAAAAAGTGTTTAAGAAGACCCATCTTTCAATCTTGAATAATTTTAAACTTGAAATTAACGCTGGTGAAAAAATTGCCATTGTAGGCGAATCTGGAGTAGGAAAAAGCTCTTTACTCAACATTATTGGATTGCTAGATACACATTATAAGGGAAAGTATACTCTTTTTGGCTCGTTAACCGATAATTTACATGAAAGTAAGTTAGCGCAATGGTGA